In one window of Oryzias melastigma strain HK-1 linkage group LG5, ASM292280v2, whole genome shotgun sequence DNA:
- the romo1 gene encoding reactive oxygen species modulator 1 — translation MPVAVGPYGQSQPSCFDRVKMGFMMGFAVGMAAGAMFGTFSCLRIGMRGRELMGGVGKTMLQSGGTFGTFMSIGMGIRC, via the exons ATGCCGGTGGCGGTAGGTCCGTACGGCCAGAGCCAGCCCAGCTGCTTCGACCGGGTCAAGATGGGCTTCATGATGGGGTTTGCCGTGGGAATGGCTGCTGGTGCCATGTTTGGCACCTTCTCCTGCCTCAG GATCGGCATGCGTGGTCGAGAGCTGATGGGAGGAGTCGGGAAGACCATGCTGCAGAGCGGAGGAACATTCGGGACCTTCATGTCCATCGGTATGGGCATCCGCTGCTGA